A single Fusarium oxysporum Fo47 chromosome IV, complete sequence DNA region contains:
- a CDS encoding uncharacterized protein (expressed protein), which translates to MTTYELSLQMVINLTVDKLNYRVHSTNSNYYSVSAHADKQNLTPVINTNHPSILNVSPKLRLGPDYSKNLQLVDHL; encoded by the exons ATGACGACATATGAATTGAGTCTCCAGATGGTCATCAATCTCACTGTAGACAAACTCAACTACCGCGTACATTCGACTAACTCAAAC TATTACAGTGTAAGTGCTCACGCAGATAAGCAAAACCTCACCCCGGTGATAAACACTAATCACCCTTCAATCCTAAATGTCAGCCCTAAACTCCGCTTAGGTCCAGACTATTCCAAAAACCTGCAGCTTGTTGATCACCTCTAG
- a CDS encoding major facilitator superfamily domain-containing protein produces the protein MSDLIRDAPLGQLIRFVTRNKYLQYPEEKPDFKLPESWVAVINNPDAIIEESSPHDNTVLTGTALASSASSTVAAEEDSKLKAENEKNEKNEKSEKNNENDDIERADPQPMRLHRSRSPQETQAYTVDRLEADEEHDVEKVKSIPVVPKRTKDGSILVDWYFSDDNENPHNWTNNRRLGVSLIICLYTFVVYTSSAIYTSSTEGVMRAFGVSQLKATLGLSLYVLGYGIGPLIFSPLSEIPRIGRNPVYIVTMFLFVIISIPTALVNNYPGLMVLRFLQGFFGSPCLASGGASLGDIYSLMALPYAMMAWVSAAYCGPALGPLISGFAVPAKNWRWSLYESIWASAPIFILMFLLLPETSGANILLRRAERLRKLTGNQRFMSQSEIDQRHMKVSAIAVDALIKPMEITIKDPAVLFVQVYTAIIYGIYYSFFEVFPRVYPVYYNMNLGQIGLVFLCVLVSCMIGVGLYVSYLYFYMDPRIAKRGWPIQESRLVPALPAALGPTIGLFLFAWTARASIHWIVPTIGITIYGATVFIVMQCIFVYIPLSYPMYAASLFAANDFFRSALACGSVLFAQPLFDNLGVAKGTSLLGGLSVIGIIGIWLLYFYGGKLRSLSKFAISDHVE, from the exons ATGTCAGACCTTATCAGAGATGCTCCCTTGGGGCAACTCATCCGCTTCGTCACTCGCAACAAATATCTCCAGTACCCAGAAGAAAAGCCTGACTTCAAGCTCCCAGAGTCCTGGGTTGCAGTGATCAACAACCCCGATGCTATCATCGAAGAGTCTTCTCCCCATGACAACACAGTCCTCACTGGTACAGCTCTCgcatcctcagcctcatctaCTGTTGCAGCAGAGGAAGATTCtaagctcaaggctgagaatgagaagaacgagaagaacgagaagagcgagaagaacAATGAGAACGACGACATCGAACGTGCCGATCCTCAGCCCATGAGACTCCATCGCTCGCGATCTCCCCAAGAAACACAAGCCTACACTGTCGACAGACTCGAAGCCGATGAAGAGCacgatgttgagaaggtcaagtcTATCCCTGTCGTTCCTAAGCGGACAAAGGATGGTTCTATCCTCGTCGATTGGTACTTCAGCGATGATAACGAGAATCCTCATAACTGGACCAACAACCGCCGCCTAGGTgtctctctcatcatctgtctGTACACCTTCGTCGTTTATACATCCTCTGCGATCTACACTTCCTCAACTGAAGGCGTCATGCGCGCTTTTGGAGTTAGTCAACTCAAAGCTACCCTTGGTCTTTCACTATATGTTTTGGGCTATGGTATTGGTCCTCTGATTTTTTCACCCCTGAGTGAGATTCCTCGCATTGGCCGAAACCCCGTTTACATTGTCACGATGTTTCTATTTGTTATCATCTCTATTCCTACTGCACTAGTGAACAACTATCCCGGTCTCATGGTTCTTCGATTTCTTCAAGGCTTCTTCGGCTCGCCTTGTTTGGCTTCTGGTGGCGCTTCACTGGGAGATATTTACAGTCTCATGGCTCTCCCCTATGCTATGATGGCGTGGGTATCGGCTGCTTACTGTGGTC CTGCTCTTGGTCCTCTGATCAGCGGTTTCGCCGTCCCCGCGAAGAACTGGCGATGGTCTCTTTACGAGAGTATCTGGGCGTCGGCCCctatcttcatcctcatgtTCCTTCTGCTCCCCGAGACCAGCGGTGCCAACATTCTCCTCCGCCGCGCAGAGCGTCTTCGGAAGCTCACCGGTAACCAACGTTTCATGTCGCAGAGTGAGATCGACCAGCGTCATATGAAGGTTTCTGCTATTGCAGTTGATGCCCTCATTAAGCCCATGGAGatcaccatcaaggatcCTGCCGTGCTGTTCGTGCAGGTCTACACTGCCATTATCTATGGTATCTACTATTCAT TCTTCGAGGTTTTCCCCCGTGTCTACCCAGTCTACTACAACATGAACCTTGGTCAAATCGGTCTCGTCTTCCTCTGCGTTCTCGTCTCTTGTATGATTGGCGTAGGCCTCTACGTCTCCTACCTCTACTTCTACATGGACCCCCGCATCGCTAAGCGTGGTTGGCCCATTCAAGAAAGTCGTCTCGTTCCAGCTCTTCCTGCCGCCCTTGGTCCTACTATCGGCTTGTTCCTCTTTGCCTGGACAGCTCGGGCCTCTATCCACTGGATCGTGCCCACCATTGGCATTACCATCTACGGAGCTACAGTCTTCATTGTCATGCAGTGTATCTTTGTGTACATTCCTCTCAGCTACCCAATGTATGCTGCCAGTCTCTTTGCGGCGAATGACTTCTTCCGAAGTGCTCTTGCTTGTGGCAGTGTTCTCTTTGCCCAGCCCTTATTCGACAATCTCGGTGTTGCTAAGGGTACCAGTCTTCTTGGTGGTCTGAGTGTTATCGGTATCATTGGTATCTGGCTGCTGTACTTTTACGGTGGCAAGCTGCGATCTCTCAGCAAGTTTGCTATTTCAGACCATGTTGAGTAG